From a single Nicotiana tomentosiformis chromosome 2, ASM39032v3, whole genome shotgun sequence genomic region:
- the LOC104101318 gene encoding rhomboid-like protein 20 isoform X1, producing MNVGPSGFNNAPVTRALVIACTLFTIIFGTQGRANQLGWSYQDIFQKLQIWKLIISVFTFSSTPELLFGLYLLYYFRVFERQIGSNKYSVFLLFSFVLSLLLAVLALQLIKDPSLSTLSGPYGLIFSSFVPFYLDIPVSTRFRMLSLHFSDKAFIYLAGLQLLFSSWKRSIIPGLCGIIAGCLYRLNIFRIRRVKFPEFITSFFARLSWPSMGNMPPPSAPARNSPGNVPSFAGRQMERNYTAPVSSTVEPPEDTIATLMSMGFDRNAARQALIHAGNDVNTATNILLESQSH from the exons ATGAACGTTGGCCCATCTGGTTTCA ACAATGCGCCAGTGACAAGGGCATTAGTAATTGCGTGTACCCTCTTCACCATCATATTTGGTACCCAAGGCCGTGCAAATCAGCTGGGTTGGTCTTATCAG GATATTTTCCAGAAGCTTCAAATCTGGAAGCTGATCATATCTGTTTTTACCTTTTCATCTACTCCTGAACTATTATTTGGATTATATCTGCTATACTACTTCCGTGTCTTTGAGAGGCAAATCGGTTCGAACAAATATTCT GTTTTCCTGCTGTTCTCTTTTGTACTCTCTTTGTTGCTTGCAGTTCTTGCTCTACAACTTATTAAAG ATCCTTCCTTGAGTACACTGTCTGGGCCCTACGGACTAATATTTTCATCCTTTGTGCCATTTTATCTCGACATTCCGGTTTCTACCCGGTTCCGCATGCTCAGTCTCCATTTCTCTGACAAGGCTTTCATTTATTTAGCTGGTCTCCag CTTCTTTTCTCATCCTGGAAAAGATCTATTATACCTGGGCTCTGTGGAATAATTGCAGGTTGCTTGTATCGTTTGAACATTTTCCGTATTAGGAGAGTGAAG ttcCCAGAATTTATTACATCCTTCTTCGCTCGACTTTCTTGGCCATCGATGGGTAACATGCCACCACCTTCAGCACCAGCAAGGAACTCTCCAGGAAATGTACCATCCTTTGCAGGTCGCCAGATGGAG AGAAATTATACTGCTCCAGTCTCGTCCACCGTAGAGCCACCAGAAGACACTATCGCGACGCTGATGTCAATGGGCTTTGATAGGAACGCGGCAAGGCAGGCACTCATCCATGCTGGAAATGATGTTAATACAGCCACAAACATCCTTCTTGAGTCGCAATCGCACTGA
- the LOC104101318 gene encoding rhomboid-like protein 20 isoform X2 encodes MNVGPSGFNNAPVTRALVIACTLFTIIFGTQGRANQLGWSYQVFLLFSFVLSLLLAVLALQLIKDPSLSTLSGPYGLIFSSFVPFYLDIPVSTRFRMLSLHFSDKAFIYLAGLQLLFSSWKRSIIPGLCGIIAGCLYRLNIFRIRRVKFPEFITSFFARLSWPSMGNMPPPSAPARNSPGNVPSFAGRQMERNYTAPVSSTVEPPEDTIATLMSMGFDRNAARQALIHAGNDVNTATNILLESQSH; translated from the exons ATGAACGTTGGCCCATCTGGTTTCA ACAATGCGCCAGTGACAAGGGCATTAGTAATTGCGTGTACCCTCTTCACCATCATATTTGGTACCCAAGGCCGTGCAAATCAGCTGGGTTGGTCTTATCAG GTTTTCCTGCTGTTCTCTTTTGTACTCTCTTTGTTGCTTGCAGTTCTTGCTCTACAACTTATTAAAG ATCCTTCCTTGAGTACACTGTCTGGGCCCTACGGACTAATATTTTCATCCTTTGTGCCATTTTATCTCGACATTCCGGTTTCTACCCGGTTCCGCATGCTCAGTCTCCATTTCTCTGACAAGGCTTTCATTTATTTAGCTGGTCTCCag CTTCTTTTCTCATCCTGGAAAAGATCTATTATACCTGGGCTCTGTGGAATAATTGCAGGTTGCTTGTATCGTTTGAACATTTTCCGTATTAGGAGAGTGAAG ttcCCAGAATTTATTACATCCTTCTTCGCTCGACTTTCTTGGCCATCGATGGGTAACATGCCACCACCTTCAGCACCAGCAAGGAACTCTCCAGGAAATGTACCATCCTTTGCAGGTCGCCAGATGGAG AGAAATTATACTGCTCCAGTCTCGTCCACCGTAGAGCCACCAGAAGACACTATCGCGACGCTGATGTCAATGGGCTTTGATAGGAACGCGGCAAGGCAGGCACTCATCCATGCTGGAAATGATGTTAATACAGCCACAAACATCCTTCTTGAGTCGCAATCGCACTGA